A genome region from Dolichospermum compactum NIES-806 includes the following:
- a CDS encoding TMEM165/GDT1 family protein, whose protein sequence is MNWHLLGLSFVTVFLSELGDKSQLAAIALSGQGQSRKAIFFGTAGALVLTSLLGALAGGAVSQFLPTRILKAIAAVGFAILAIRLLLPNSDEE, encoded by the coding sequence ATGAACTGGCATCTTTTAGGACTAAGCTTTGTCACAGTATTTCTATCAGAATTAGGTGATAAAAGTCAGTTAGCAGCGATCGCACTTTCTGGACAAGGACAATCTCGAAAAGCTATATTTTTTGGTACAGCGGGCGCTTTAGTATTAACAAGTCTCCTGGGCGCATTGGCTGGTGGTGCAGTGTCCCAATTCTTACCTACACGCATTTTAAAAGCGATCGCCGCCGTCGGTTTTGCCATCCTCGCCATCCGTCTATTATTACCCAACAGTGACGAGGAATAA
- a CDS encoding AAA family ATPase — translation MKIQSFKFINNKQNWHIEEVKFESLNLLVGGSGVGKTRILKALDLICDVAKGRNRNLDDLEWSINFSHLGQNYRWELESSSIKNEEILLNVNESKQTEIVYEKLVRYDDNSELEILLRSGLDSKFNNEKLPKLKRTESAITLLSEEDLIIPVRKAFERLIFNFETRQQSMIGLGFDPSEIPVNIEDDEVQNSKEFFANFPPVLKAFYLQKAQKQRFI, via the coding sequence ATGAAAATACAGAGTTTTAAATTCATTAACAATAAGCAAAATTGGCACATTGAGGAAGTTAAATTTGAGAGTCTAAATTTACTTGTCGGTGGTTCTGGAGTTGGAAAGACAAGAATTTTAAAGGCACTTGACTTGATTTGTGATGTTGCAAAAGGTAGAAATCGTAACTTAGATGATTTAGAATGGAGTATCAATTTCTCTCATTTAGGACAAAATTATAGGTGGGAATTAGAAAGTTCCTCAATCAAAAACGAAGAAATTCTTCTAAATGTAAATGAGTCAAAACAGACTGAAATTGTGTATGAAAAACTAGTTCGATATGATGATAATTCTGAATTAGAGATACTTCTCCGCAGTGGCTTAGATTCAAAATTTAATAATGAAAAATTGCCTAAATTGAAAAGAACTGAAAGTGCAATTACTCTTCTTTCAGAAGAAGATTTGATTATTCCAGTTCGTAAAGCATTTGAGAGATTAATATTTAACTTTGAAACTCGTCAACAATCGATGATTGGACTTGGTTTTGATCCTTCTGAAATACCAGTTAATATTGAAGATGATGAAGTTCAGAATTCTAAAGAATTTTTTGCTAATTTTCCGCCAGTCTTAAAGGCTTTTTATTTACAGAAAGCTCAAAAACAGAGATTCATATAA
- the psb30 gene encoding photosystem II reaction center protein Ycf12/Psb30, with protein MEILANINWEVVLQLTCVGLIVVSGPIVIFVLAFRNGNL; from the coding sequence ATGGAGATTTTAGCTAACATCAATTGGGAAGTTGTCTTGCAGTTAACTTGCGTGGGACTAATCGTGGTTTCCGGTCCTATAGTAATCTTCGTTCTAGCATTTCGCAACGGCAACCTGTAG
- the recJ gene encoding single-stranded-DNA-specific exonuclease RecJ yields the protein MNNNQSIRRLPNQRWQIAATNPEASLTLANLMNISPIISQLLINRGMKNPEDAKIFLDPESLNLPSPLEEFPDLAASVELLEMAIANQDKIAICGDYDADGMTSTALLLRSLRALGADVDYAIPSRMHDGYGINNRIVQEFHDEGVKLILTVDNGISAVEPITKARELGLKVIITDHHDIPQILPPANAILNPKLIAESSPYRGVAGVGVAYILAVCLAQQLGELKGLVQPLLALFTLGTIADLAPLTGVNRRWVKRGLNILSKSTLPGIQALIQIAGVQASEGEKNQNSKSLKPEDIGFRLGPRINAIGRIGDPQIVIDLLTTDDFSIALAKAIQCEQTNTQRQQMCEEIEKEAISIVEDLYVNSLQKDRVLVVIKEDWHHGVIGIVASRLLERYGVPVFIGTYENEGIIRGSARGIPEFHVFAALDTCRDLLGKFGGHKAAGGFSLPAENLPEFRLRLSAFANQCLEPQHLKPLLKIDTQVNIHEINQDLFQQLNILHPCGIDNSDPIFWTANVQVIEQKIVGKGHIKLTVSQTIDNQRQEIKGIAWRWGDYFPLPSRLDIAYKLRENNFNGKTTIEMELIGAKLPNHVAELFANSSKPPRASFEYKQRQYTCGIYENGMSRELRVKNSEGKVLVMQPEDKFGLLGFNRDNAEQIDLSQPIYEGIVQTAIQALSTSVQN from the coding sequence ATGAACAATAACCAATCAATTAGACGCTTACCCAATCAACGTTGGCAAATTGCAGCAACAAATCCCGAAGCCAGTTTAACATTAGCAAATTTAATGAATATTTCCCCCATTATTAGCCAATTGTTAATTAATCGGGGGATGAAAAACCCAGAAGATGCAAAAATATTTTTAGATCCTGAATCTTTAAATTTACCTTCTCCTTTGGAGGAATTTCCTGATTTAGCTGCAAGTGTGGAATTATTGGAAATGGCGATCGCTAATCAAGATAAAATAGCTATATGTGGCGACTATGATGCAGATGGTATGACCAGCACTGCTTTACTACTCCGCAGTTTACGCGCGTTAGGTGCTGATGTTGATTATGCTATCCCCAGTCGAATGCACGATGGTTATGGCATTAATAACCGCATTGTTCAAGAATTTCATGATGAAGGGGTGAAACTAATTCTCACTGTAGATAACGGAATTTCTGCCGTTGAACCAATTACCAAAGCTAGAGAATTGGGTTTAAAAGTTATTATCACAGATCATCATGATATTCCCCAAATATTACCCCCAGCTAATGCAATTCTTAACCCGAAACTAATCGCTGAATCTTCTCCCTATCGAGGTGTGGCTGGTGTGGGTGTGGCTTATATTTTAGCCGTTTGTTTAGCCCAACAATTAGGCGAACTCAAAGGTTTAGTACAGCCCCTTTTAGCCCTATTTACATTAGGAACTATCGCCGATTTAGCCCCTTTAACTGGTGTGAATCGTCGCTGGGTAAAAAGAGGTTTAAATATATTATCAAAATCTACTTTACCAGGGATACAAGCATTAATTCAAATTGCCGGAGTTCAAGCTAGTGAAGGAGAAAAAAATCAAAATTCAAAATCTTTAAAACCCGAAGATATTGGTTTTCGATTGGGACCAAGAATTAATGCTATCGGCAGAATTGGTGATCCCCAAATTGTCATTGATTTACTCACAACTGATGATTTTAGTATTGCACTAGCCAAAGCTATCCAGTGTGAACAAACTAATACTCAACGTCAACAAATGTGCGAAGAAATTGAAAAAGAAGCCATTTCTATTGTTGAAGATTTATATGTAAACTCTTTACAAAAAGACCGCGTATTAGTTGTTATCAAAGAAGATTGGCATCATGGTGTTATTGGCATTGTGGCTTCCCGTTTATTAGAACGTTATGGTGTTCCCGTTTTTATTGGAACTTACGAAAATGAAGGCATAATTCGGGGTTCAGCGCGGGGAATTCCTGAATTTCATGTATTTGCAGCTTTAGATACTTGTCGGGATTTATTAGGTAAATTTGGAGGACACAAAGCTGCGGGGGGATTTTCTTTACCAGCAGAGAATTTACCAGAATTTCGGTTGCGGTTATCTGCATTTGCAAATCAGTGTTTAGAACCTCAACACCTTAAACCGCTGTTGAAAATAGATACTCAAGTTAATATTCACGAAATTAATCAGGATCTTTTTCAACAGTTAAATATTCTTCATCCCTGTGGTATTGATAACTCAGATCCAATTTTTTGGACTGCGAATGTTCAAGTGATTGAACAGAAAATAGTTGGTAAAGGTCATATTAAATTAACTGTATCCCAAACTATAGACAATCAGCGTCAAGAAATTAAAGGCATAGCATGGCGTTGGGGTGATTATTTTCCCTTACCATCAAGATTAGATATTGCTTACAAACTCCGAGAAAATAACTTTAATGGTAAAACTACCATTGAAATGGAGTTAATCGGTGCAAAACTCCCAAATCACGTTGCTGAACTTTTTGCTAATTCATCAAAACCACCACGCGCTAGTTTTGAATATAAACAGCGTCAATATACCTGTGGAATCTATGAAAATGGTATGAGTAGGGAATTAAGAGTTAAGAATTCTGAAGGTAAAGTTTTAGTTATGCAACCAGAAGATAAATTTGGTCTGTTAGGTTTCAACCGCGACAATGCAGAACAGATAGATCTGTCCCAACCCATCTATGAAGGAATTGTACAAACTGCAATTCAGGCTTTATCAACTTCTGTACAGAATTAA
- a CDS encoding YkgJ family cysteine cluster protein, whose amino-acid sequence MATWQCISQCGACCNLTPADRPDLEEYLSPPDLELYLSMVGEGGWCVNYDHGARECKIYSTRPRFCRVVAETFEEMYGIEAEDVNDFAIDCCRQQIEGVYGDRSLEQIRFDQAVGF is encoded by the coding sequence ATGGCTACTTGGCAATGTATATCTCAGTGTGGTGCTTGCTGTAACCTAACACCAGCAGATCGTCCAGACTTAGAAGAGTATCTTTCACCACCGGATTTAGAACTTTATCTCAGTATGGTCGGCGAGGGGGGATGGTGCGTAAATTATGATCATGGTGCGCGGGAATGTAAAATCTACTCCACCCGTCCCCGGTTTTGTCGTGTGGTAGCAGAGACATTTGAAGAGATGTATGGAATTGAAGCGGAAGATGTCAACGATTTTGCCATTGATTGCTGTCGTCAGCAAATTGAGGGGGTTTATGGCGATCGCAGTTTAGAACAAATCCGTTTTGATCAAGCTGTCGGTTTTTGA
- a CDS encoding TMEM165/GDT1 family protein yields MKLDTPPVSISTLSETESQLHQTILKDHPQPKESVFMVFGTTFITIFLAEIGDKTQLSTLLMSAESHAPWVVFLGSAVALITTSLLGVLLGGWISTKLSPKTVEKSAGVMLLLISLMLVWDVIQG; encoded by the coding sequence GTGAAACTTGATACTCCACCTGTCAGCATTTCCACCCTATCTGAAACTGAAAGCCAGTTACATCAGACCATACTCAAGGATCATCCCCAACCGAAAGAATCTGTATTTATGGTCTTTGGGACGACCTTCATTACAATTTTTCTCGCAGAAATTGGTGATAAAACCCAACTTTCCACCTTATTAATGAGTGCCGAATCTCATGCCCCTTGGGTGGTTTTTCTTGGTTCAGCGGTAGCATTAATTACTACCAGCCTACTGGGAGTATTATTAGGTGGTTGGATATCCACAAAACTTAGCCCGAAAACCGTCGAGAAATCAGCCGGGGTGATGTTGCTGCTAATTTCCCTGATGTTGGTGTGGGATGTGATTCAGGGTTAA